The DNA region AgcagagttaaaagaaaaatcctACCTTCAACTGTCCGAAATATCCCTTTAAGTATTCGAAGTTTCAATGAGAACATCTCTCTTTCTTCAGAACCTGAAACACAGGCCCAGACTGCCCAAACTCACTTCACAGGATATGCCTGCTATCATGGGAACAAGTCTGGTGCATATTGCTTTCAGTCTACggcaataatatcctttctgttagagaccaaaactgcacacagtaccccagaGGCTGTCTAAtcaaactttttcacgcagtttAAAATGGAGAAGGGGGAAAGAAAAGGATGTTTAATCGAACCAAGACTTGAGGAAGTAAGGTCAAAAAGGTGGAGAAGTTTTAGAAACAGAATTCATGGGACATGTACAATTGAAATCCTAGCCTTCTTTTAAAAAGGAATTTAAGTACCTCTTCCCTTCATGAAGTCTTTCTCCCCCTTTATTTTCCATGCCCAAATTGATTAAATCACCAGGGTTAATAGACAAGTTAACCTTGTTAAGTGCTTTGGAAGAGTTTAGGCAAAGCAACATTACTTTTATATACAAAGTCTTATGATGCTGGAGTCACTGGACTTAAAACATTTACTGTTTTCCCCTCTATAGATGGTGCTACACCTGAGTTTCTCAAACTGGTCCTTTGGATGGAAAGTAAACAGTCTGCTGGGTTGCCAAATTTATCATTAGTTGCATGAACTCAATGATATGATTTATTATTTCGACTAGTCAAAATATTGAAAGCTTTCAAGCATGTTCACATGGAAAATGTTTGTTAACCAGGAATGTAATATTAAAATCTGATAAATGGTCATAATCTGTTGAATAATTTCCATGATTTCTCAACAAAATTAATGCAATTACTTGACAGAAAATTAATTTGTAAACAGACAGATTTGCAAATCTCAGTAAAAGGATTAAAACATTTCCAGTGAAAAAGTTTCTCATGTAGAGTTCATTGAATAGAATTGAGTGTTGACACTAAAATATGTAAAATACAATTATTTGTAGATCCAGTTGGTTCCAATTTCTGACAACCAGAAACCATTAGTTCAGCGGATTAAGAGATCAATGCTTTGGCGCTGGATTACTCAGAGACCCATTGGTGCAACTTGCAGGGTGGACTCTGAATGCATCACCAATTACTGTGAAATTCAGGATACGTATGTATTCAAGTACTATTCCCACACTTACTAAATTTTGTTTAGATTAAAAAATTTGTAAAATTCCAAGAAATAGATTTTAACACACATTAAGTAGACATATAATCTACAAAGCATAACAGTATTAACAATGGCAGTTTTGCCAGTAAATTAATTTTAACACCATGGCAGAAGGTTTAGAGCATGTTTTTAAACTTGGCATCCTCAAGAAAATACAACATGGGAGAAACAAAGAAAATCTTGGGTTacaaaatctattttgtttgtgGCAGATAGGAAAACCAGAGGTCAAAAACCAATGGACCAACTGGTCTTGTTGATCTCTAGATGTTAATAAGTCACATACTGAAATGTTCAGGCTATACTGTATACAGTTTTATACTTTTTCATATCTCAGCATTGAAGCTTAATATTGATCTATTAATATTGATTAACTACCAAAATTTTAAATGGAGTATGAAATCTATCCTTCAAAATCTTACATGCTGGAGTAGTTTAAGGGTTCCAGGAATTAGTTTGTTTATATATGGAGGTGTTCCTGGATAGTCAAGACTTTGTTTCTTCCTGCACCCACACAATTTTGACCAATGACCATGAAGGAAAATACTGTATTTCTGCTCAGCGGAGGCACAGTACATTACATTTTTTCACTTCAGGCACACTCAGGGCATTGGAATAATATGCATTGAAAGTGAACTGATGGAGTTTGTTAAATTGTATACATTTGCATATTCTAATTTTACATTGTCTTGCAGCCAAACAGCCTGGTAGCACCAAATTTAAAGATGAAGGAAAAAGTTGGTCCTATTGGAATTCTACGAGCACAGTCAATACTCTATTTGCTGTCACCAtctgaaaggacagtgtgatttGATCCAATTATTGGGATATACAGTGACTCTAATTCATACTCTTCACTCCAGATGGCTGGATTTGCCTGCAGTAGTACACCTGCCAGCCAACTCCAGTCAATAGATACACAAATTCCTATAGCATTGTGTGATACAAGATTGGCTTTAACATCAATCTCATAAGTAGGGCTTGAGCTATTTGCTAGTCATGCAGGCTTGATGCCAAAATATGACACAAGGCTAGCTTATGGGATAAGGGCGACCCCAAACAAGTCATTGCTTGCTGTATATCATGCAAACTTATAAAATACCCTAAGGCCACCATTTTCCATCTAAATACAGGTGAAATTAACTGAATAATCCAGAGTATGAAAAGAATTGCATGAACAGCTAATTGAAGATAGAGCTCGCAACATGACTCACTGAAATATTTTAGAAGATGCAGGCGATCAAGCACAGGGCACAGTCCCTTGCAGGCAAAATAAATCTATCAGCACCCAATTATTTtttatcatagaatctctacacagcgtggaagcaggccatttgactcattgagtccacactgcccctccaaagagcagccgtCCACCCAGACACATCCCCTACCCTAACCtagtagccctgcatttccctggctaacccacctagcctgcacatccctggacatcatggacaatttagcttggccaatccacctaacctgtagatctttggattgtgggtcgAAATCAGAGAatgcagaggaaacccacacagacacagggagaatgtgcaaactccacactgacagtcgcccaaggctggaatcaaacccatatCTCTGGTACTGAGTGCACCACACAATTCAAATTATTGTCCCCTTTGAAATTTGGTATGACATCTGTCCACCAAGTTTGTTTTCATCAATACCATCGACTGTTCTACACTATCAAATATTTgtacccctcccttctctcagtCCTTTCGATTAATAACTTTTCTCATGTTTCCTTCCTGGATTAGTATACAAGTGTTCCAATGAAAAGATATTTGAGGTATATACTGAAGCACTGATAACCAACCCTGAGAATATATAGAACAGCTTGGTCAAATAAAGTTGGTTAAAATATGTGAACCAATACAATATGAATGTTTCTTCCCTTGCAGGATTTCACTATGTTCATTACAAACAGTCTCAGCCTAACCCAGTGGACACGAGGCTCCAATCATCACTATTTAGATGTAATCATGTTTTGGAAACTACTCATTTTCACTCTCCTAAAAATGATCTGTGGATGCAAAACCACTTCACTTCCCTGACAGTCAATGAAATCTCTAGCCACAGAACATGAATACTGGTGTAATAAAGTTACCTGAGGCCACTACAACTAAGCGATTCTAACACATACCATGGATATTGCTGATTTGCCAAACTCACTGGATGATCTTATACAGCGAAATTGTACAGACATATTTTTGTGATTAAAGTACCACAAATTGAATAGCATACTTTATTAATATTTTGGAAACATTACAATTACACACATTCTGCAATGCCAAACATGGGTCAGTATGTCACAAAATGCTATGAAGTGTTTGTGTTgtgcttatttttaaaaaaacaaaattatcTAAAACATTTCAATCCATACAAAAAATATATACAAAGTACACTACTTGGTATACAGTGTGAAGCAGAGTAAGACCTGTTCTATACAGACAATCATGGTTACTTCCTTGAAAATTTAGATCATGTTTTGGACAGTGCTTAGCATCACATTATTGGCCTGAACACAGAAGGCAGATTTAAGAAATTTAACCATGACATACTATTGGTAAGTACAGTTGCTGGGGTGGAGTCAATAGTggatgttaacttgattattaaCCAAGCTAGTAAACAAGCTAACATGTCATACAAAATATTAATTTGACACAGTGTAACTTGGATCCTTAGATTGCTTTATTAAATACACAAATATTTAATAATGAATTGTGGCATACCAAATCACTCGACGTTACACTGAATATGCAAGTGGTAATGTGAACAGTAAACTGTCCTGAGTGCCACTAGTGGATTCGCCAGAATACAAAACACAGGAATaagagggaggggtgtgtaaATAACACTATGTCCTTCCTCATACCTTTTCT from Chiloscyllium punctatum isolate Juve2018m chromosome 1, sChiPun1.3, whole genome shotgun sequence includes:
- the LOC140456053 gene encoding liver-expressed antimicrobial peptide 2-like, coding for MRAQLNKVLAVTGMLLLISSMTIQLVPISDNQKPLVQRIKRSMLWRWITQRPIGATCRVDSECITNYCEIQDTISLCSLQTVSA